A part of Salvelinus alpinus chromosome 5, SLU_Salpinus.1, whole genome shotgun sequence genomic DNA contains:
- the LOC139576713 gene encoding V-type proton ATPase 116 kDa subunit a 2-like isoform X1, with product MGSLFRSEEMCLTQLFLQSGSAYDCISELGEMGMVEFRDLNPSVNLFQRKFVTELKRCEEMERILGYLLREIKRADIPLPEGEVNPVAPLPKHVLVIMEQLQRLEVELSEVTRNKEKLQKNLLELTEYTHMLRITRNFVHRSAEREPPQVQYEEFPFLEKDSMMDYSSMQRLGAKLGFISGLIQRRKIEAFERMLWRVCKGYTILSYSEIDEYLEDPDTGEPTKSVVFLISYWGEQIGQKVKKICDCYHCHVYPYPNSNEERNDVVEGLRTRIQDLHTVLHRTEDYLRQVLNKASESVYTWVIQVKKMKAIYHILNLCSFDVTNKCLIAEVWCPVNDLPILRRALEEGSRKSGATVPSFVNRIPSNDTPPTLIRTNKFTSGFQNIVEAYGVGNYREVNPAPYTIITFPFLFAVMFGDLGHGVIMALFALWMVLYEDNRKLKRTRNEIWNTFFEGRYIILMMGLFSVYTGLIYNDCFSKSLNIFGSGWSVNAMFKSGNWTWDSTLRTNAFLTLDPNVPGVFNGPYPLGIDPIWNLASNRLTFLNSYKMKMSVIVGISHMSFGVILGVFNHLHFRTKFNLYLVLLPELLFLLCLFGYLVFMIIYKWLAFSARDSQMAPSILIHFINMFLMQGDGVPPLFPGQVGLQMFLVVIALLSVPVLLLGKPVYRYWLHNGGANRIGMYRGYERVRRHSEEELSLMRENDMEEGSVPSDLSTSKEQQKEEFDFGDMFLHQSIHTIEYCLGCISNTASYLRLWALSLAHAQLSEVLWSMVMQLGLRMNTSLGIMFLVPVFGIFAVLTVSILLVMEGLSAFLHALRLHWVEFQNKFYTGTGIKFVPFAFSLLPSSFEHDGLL from the exons GGTACCTTCTAAGAGAAATCAAGAGGGCAGACATCCCACTTCCAGAGGGAGAAGTGAACCCGGTTGCACCCCTGCCCAAGCATGTCCTAGTTATAATG GAGCAGTTGCAGAGGTTGGAGGTGGAGCTGAGCGAGGTGACCAGGAATAAGGAGAAGCTACAGAAGAACCTCCTGGAGCTGACAGAGTATACACACATGCTGCGTATCACACGCAACTTTGTGCACCGCAGCGCAGAG CGTGAGCCCCCGCAGGTCCAGTATGAGGAGTTCCCCTTCCTAGAAAAGGATTCCATGATGGACTACAGCAGCATGCAGCGACTAGGGGCCAAACTAGG GTTTATATCAGGGCTGATTCAGAGAAGGAAAATAGAGGCCTTTGAGCGCATGCTGTGGAGAGTGTGTAAGGGCTACACCATCCTTAGCTACTCTGAGATTGACGAGTACTTGGAGGACCCTGACACG GGTGAGCCAACTAAGAGTGTGGTTTTCCTCATCTCCTACTGGGGCGAGCAGATCGGACAGAAAGTCAAGAAGATCTGTGACTG CTACCACTGTCACGTGTATCCATACCCCAACAGCAATGAGGAGAGGAATGATGTTGTGGAGGGACTCAGGACTCGCATCCAGGACCTGCACACT GTACTCCACAGGACAGAGGACTACCTGAGACAAGTCTTGAACAAGGCCTCTGAGTCCGTCTACACCTGGGTCATCCAGGTTAAGAAGATGAAGGCCATCTACCACATCCTCAACCTGTGTAGCTTTGACGTCACCAACAAGTGTCTGATAGCCGAGGTGTGGTGCCCTGTCAATGATCTGCCCATCCTGCGGAGGGCATTAGAGGAAGGCTCG AGGAAAAGTGGAGCCACGGTGCCTTCTTTTGTCAACCGTATTCCCAGCAACGACACTCCACCAACCCTAATAAGGACCAACAAGTTCACATCAGGCTTCCAGAACATAGTGGAGGCCTATGGAGTGGGCAACTATAGAGAGGTTAACCCAG CTCCTTACACAATCATCACCTTCCCCTTCCTGTTTGCTGTGATGTTTGGAGACCTGGGCCATGGTGTGATCATGGCTCTGTTTGCTCTCTGGATGGTGCTGTATGAGGACAATCGCAAACTGAAACGCACCAGGAACGAG ATCTGGAACACATTCTTCGAGGGCCGCTACATCATCCTTATGATGGGCTTGTTCTCGGTCTATACCGGACTCATCTACAACGACTGCTTCTCCAAGTCTCTTAACATCTTTGGCTCGGGCTGGAGCGTCAATGCCATGTTTAAATCTGGAAATTGGACTTG GGATTCCACACTCCGCACCAATGCCTTTCTGACCCTTGATCCCAATGTCCCTGGGGTTTTCAATGGACCCTACCCTTTGGGCATTGACCCG ATTTGGAACTTGGCGTCAAATCGTCTGACCTTTCTGAACTCCTACAAGATGAAGATGTCTGTGATCGTTGGTATCAGTCACATGAGCTTCGGGGTCATCCTAGGTGTCTTCAACCACCT GCATTTTAGGACAAAGTTCAACCTGTACTTGGTACTCCTCCCGGAGCTGCTGTTCCTGCTGTGCCTGTTTGGCTACCTGGTCTTCATGATCATCTACAAGTGGCTGGCCTTCTCTGCACGCGACTCCCAGATGGCCCCCAGCATCCTCATCCACTTCATCAACATGTTCCTCATGCAGGGGGACGGGGTGCCACCCCTCTTCCCAGGACAG GTTGGGCTGCAGATGTTCCTAGTGGTCATTGCTCTACTATCGGTGCCTGTCTTACTGCTGGGGAAACCAGTCTACCGCTACTGGCTGCACAACGGAGGAGCCAACCGCATTGGAATGTACAGG GGTTATGAGCGTGTGCGGCGGCACAGCGAGGAGGAGCTCTCCCTGATGAGGGAAAATGACATGGAGGAGGGCAGTGTCCCCAGTGACCTCTCCACCAGCAAAGAGCAGCAGAAAGAGGAG TTTGACTTTGGGGACATGTTCCTGCACCAGTCTATTCACACCATAGAGTACTGCCTGggctgcatctccaacacagcctcCTACCTGCGCCTCTGGGCTCTGAGTCTGGCACATGCCC AGCTGTCGGAGGTGCTGTGGTCCATGGTGATGCAGTTGGGCCTGCGGATGAACACCAGTCTGGGCATCATGTTTCTGGTGCCGGTGTTTGGGATATTCGCTGTGCTCACTGTGTCTATCCTCCTGGTTATGGAGGGACTGTCTGCCTTCCTCCATGCTCTCAGGCTGCACTG GGTGGAGTTCCAAAATAAGTTCTACACTGGGACTGGAATCAAGTTTGTTCCATTTGCCTTCTCCCTCCTGCCCTCCAGCTTTGAGCATGATGGCTTGCTGTGA
- the LOC139576713 gene encoding V-type proton ATPase 116 kDa subunit a 2-like isoform X2, with translation MEQLQRLEVELSEVTRNKEKLQKNLLELTEYTHMLRITRNFVHRSAEREPPQVQYEEFPFLEKDSMMDYSSMQRLGAKLGFISGLIQRRKIEAFERMLWRVCKGYTILSYSEIDEYLEDPDTGEPTKSVVFLISYWGEQIGQKVKKICDCYHCHVYPYPNSNEERNDVVEGLRTRIQDLHTVLHRTEDYLRQVLNKASESVYTWVIQVKKMKAIYHILNLCSFDVTNKCLIAEVWCPVNDLPILRRALEEGSRKSGATVPSFVNRIPSNDTPPTLIRTNKFTSGFQNIVEAYGVGNYREVNPAPYTIITFPFLFAVMFGDLGHGVIMALFALWMVLYEDNRKLKRTRNEIWNTFFEGRYIILMMGLFSVYTGLIYNDCFSKSLNIFGSGWSVNAMFKSGNWTWDSTLRTNAFLTLDPNVPGVFNGPYPLGIDPIWNLASNRLTFLNSYKMKMSVIVGISHMSFGVILGVFNHLHFRTKFNLYLVLLPELLFLLCLFGYLVFMIIYKWLAFSARDSQMAPSILIHFINMFLMQGDGVPPLFPGQVGLQMFLVVIALLSVPVLLLGKPVYRYWLHNGGANRIGMYRGYERVRRHSEEELSLMRENDMEEGSVPSDLSTSKEQQKEEFDFGDMFLHQSIHTIEYCLGCISNTASYLRLWALSLAHAQLSEVLWSMVMQLGLRMNTSLGIMFLVPVFGIFAVLTVSILLVMEGLSAFLHALRLHWVEFQNKFYTGTGIKFVPFAFSLLPSSFEHDGLL, from the exons ATG GAGCAGTTGCAGAGGTTGGAGGTGGAGCTGAGCGAGGTGACCAGGAATAAGGAGAAGCTACAGAAGAACCTCCTGGAGCTGACAGAGTATACACACATGCTGCGTATCACACGCAACTTTGTGCACCGCAGCGCAGAG CGTGAGCCCCCGCAGGTCCAGTATGAGGAGTTCCCCTTCCTAGAAAAGGATTCCATGATGGACTACAGCAGCATGCAGCGACTAGGGGCCAAACTAGG GTTTATATCAGGGCTGATTCAGAGAAGGAAAATAGAGGCCTTTGAGCGCATGCTGTGGAGAGTGTGTAAGGGCTACACCATCCTTAGCTACTCTGAGATTGACGAGTACTTGGAGGACCCTGACACG GGTGAGCCAACTAAGAGTGTGGTTTTCCTCATCTCCTACTGGGGCGAGCAGATCGGACAGAAAGTCAAGAAGATCTGTGACTG CTACCACTGTCACGTGTATCCATACCCCAACAGCAATGAGGAGAGGAATGATGTTGTGGAGGGACTCAGGACTCGCATCCAGGACCTGCACACT GTACTCCACAGGACAGAGGACTACCTGAGACAAGTCTTGAACAAGGCCTCTGAGTCCGTCTACACCTGGGTCATCCAGGTTAAGAAGATGAAGGCCATCTACCACATCCTCAACCTGTGTAGCTTTGACGTCACCAACAAGTGTCTGATAGCCGAGGTGTGGTGCCCTGTCAATGATCTGCCCATCCTGCGGAGGGCATTAGAGGAAGGCTCG AGGAAAAGTGGAGCCACGGTGCCTTCTTTTGTCAACCGTATTCCCAGCAACGACACTCCACCAACCCTAATAAGGACCAACAAGTTCACATCAGGCTTCCAGAACATAGTGGAGGCCTATGGAGTGGGCAACTATAGAGAGGTTAACCCAG CTCCTTACACAATCATCACCTTCCCCTTCCTGTTTGCTGTGATGTTTGGAGACCTGGGCCATGGTGTGATCATGGCTCTGTTTGCTCTCTGGATGGTGCTGTATGAGGACAATCGCAAACTGAAACGCACCAGGAACGAG ATCTGGAACACATTCTTCGAGGGCCGCTACATCATCCTTATGATGGGCTTGTTCTCGGTCTATACCGGACTCATCTACAACGACTGCTTCTCCAAGTCTCTTAACATCTTTGGCTCGGGCTGGAGCGTCAATGCCATGTTTAAATCTGGAAATTGGACTTG GGATTCCACACTCCGCACCAATGCCTTTCTGACCCTTGATCCCAATGTCCCTGGGGTTTTCAATGGACCCTACCCTTTGGGCATTGACCCG ATTTGGAACTTGGCGTCAAATCGTCTGACCTTTCTGAACTCCTACAAGATGAAGATGTCTGTGATCGTTGGTATCAGTCACATGAGCTTCGGGGTCATCCTAGGTGTCTTCAACCACCT GCATTTTAGGACAAAGTTCAACCTGTACTTGGTACTCCTCCCGGAGCTGCTGTTCCTGCTGTGCCTGTTTGGCTACCTGGTCTTCATGATCATCTACAAGTGGCTGGCCTTCTCTGCACGCGACTCCCAGATGGCCCCCAGCATCCTCATCCACTTCATCAACATGTTCCTCATGCAGGGGGACGGGGTGCCACCCCTCTTCCCAGGACAG GTTGGGCTGCAGATGTTCCTAGTGGTCATTGCTCTACTATCGGTGCCTGTCTTACTGCTGGGGAAACCAGTCTACCGCTACTGGCTGCACAACGGAGGAGCCAACCGCATTGGAATGTACAGG GGTTATGAGCGTGTGCGGCGGCACAGCGAGGAGGAGCTCTCCCTGATGAGGGAAAATGACATGGAGGAGGGCAGTGTCCCCAGTGACCTCTCCACCAGCAAAGAGCAGCAGAAAGAGGAG TTTGACTTTGGGGACATGTTCCTGCACCAGTCTATTCACACCATAGAGTACTGCCTGggctgcatctccaacacagcctcCTACCTGCGCCTCTGGGCTCTGAGTCTGGCACATGCCC AGCTGTCGGAGGTGCTGTGGTCCATGGTGATGCAGTTGGGCCTGCGGATGAACACCAGTCTGGGCATCATGTTTCTGGTGCCGGTGTTTGGGATATTCGCTGTGCTCACTGTGTCTATCCTCCTGGTTATGGAGGGACTGTCTGCCTTCCTCCATGCTCTCAGGCTGCACTG GGTGGAGTTCCAAAATAAGTTCTACACTGGGACTGGAATCAAGTTTGTTCCATTTGCCTTCTCCCTCCTGCCCTCCAGCTTTGAGCATGATGGCTTGCTGTGA